One genomic window of Maribacter aquivivus includes the following:
- a CDS encoding acyl-CoA carboxylase subunit beta, with protein sequence MKDNKQILAEKLALANLGGGQVRIDKQHAKGKLTARERIHFLLDEGSFEEMGALVTHRTKDFGMEKQVFYGDGVVTGYGTINGRQVCVFAQDFTVFGGALSETHAEKICKIMDMAMKIGVPMIGLNDSGGARIQEGVRSLGGYADIFHKNVMASGVIPQISAIMGPCAGGAVYSPAITDFTLMVENSSYMFVTGPNVVKTVTNEEVTSEELGGALTHATKSGVTHLTAANDIQCINQIKQMISYMPQNCEDKPADIPFKLANEVRDVLEDIVPENANQPYDMRHVINGIIDQDTFFEIHEAYADNIVVGFARLGGKSIGIVANQPISLAGVLDVDSSKKAARFTRFCDCFNIPLLVLVDVPGFLPGTDQEWNGIITNGAKLLYALSEATVPKVTVITRKAYGGAYDVMNSKHIGADLNYAWPGAEIAVMGAKGASEIIFKKEISAADDPVAKLAEKEAEYAELFANPYSAAQRGFIDEVILPKDTRRKLIKAYTMLENKVASLPKKKHGNIPL encoded by the coding sequence ATGAAAGATAATAAACAAATACTGGCAGAAAAACTTGCATTGGCTAATTTAGGTGGTGGTCAAGTACGTATTGATAAGCAGCACGCCAAAGGAAAGTTAACTGCTCGTGAACGTATTCATTTTTTGTTGGATGAGGGCTCATTTGAAGAAATGGGTGCTTTGGTTACGCACCGTACTAAAGATTTTGGTATGGAAAAACAAGTTTTCTATGGGGACGGAGTGGTAACTGGTTATGGTACTATTAATGGGAGACAGGTTTGTGTTTTTGCCCAAGATTTTACGGTTTTTGGTGGTGCACTTTCTGAAACCCATGCTGAAAAAATCTGTAAAATAATGGATATGGCTATGAAAATAGGCGTGCCTATGATTGGTTTAAATGATAGTGGGGGAGCTCGAATTCAAGAAGGGGTACGTTCATTAGGTGGATATGCCGATATTTTTCATAAAAACGTAATGGCATCTGGGGTAATTCCTCAGATTTCTGCCATAATGGGTCCATGTGCGGGTGGTGCAGTTTATTCGCCAGCAATAACCGATTTTACCTTAATGGTAGAGAACTCTAGTTATATGTTTGTTACAGGACCTAATGTGGTTAAAACGGTGACAAATGAAGAGGTAACATCAGAAGAATTGGGTGGCGCCTTAACACATGCTACAAAATCTGGAGTAACACACTTAACCGCTGCGAATGATATTCAATGTATCAATCAGATTAAGCAGATGATTAGTTATATGCCTCAAAATTGCGAAGATAAACCAGCAGATATTCCATTTAAGCTGGCTAATGAGGTGCGCGATGTATTAGAAGATATCGTTCCTGAGAATGCAAATCAGCCTTACGATATGCGTCATGTAATCAACGGAATTATTGATCAAGACACGTTCTTTGAAATTCATGAAGCATATGCCGATAACATTGTTGTAGGCTTTGCAAGATTAGGTGGTAAAAGTATTGGTATTGTTGCCAATCAGCCTATTAGTTTGGCGGGTGTATTAGATGTTGATAGTTCAAAAAAAGCAGCACGTTTTACTCGGTTTTGCGATTGTTTCAATATTCCTCTTTTAGTATTGGTAGATGTCCCAGGATTTTTACCGGGTACAGATCAAGAATGGAACGGTATCATAACCAACGGTGCAAAATTACTGTATGCCTTAAGTGAAGCAACGGTGCCTAAAGTAACTGTAATTACTAGAAAAGCATACGGTGGTGCGTATGATGTAATGAACTCTAAACATATTGGTGCCGATTTAAATTATGCTTGGCCAGGTGCAGAAATTGCAGTGATGGGAGCAAAAGGAGCTAGTGAAATTATTTTTAAGAAAGAAATAAGTGCAGCGGATGATCCTGTGGCGAAATTGGCTGAAAAAGAAGCGGAATATGCAGAATTGTTTGCAAACCCATATAGTGCTGCGCAAAGAGGATTTATAGATGAAGTTATTCTACCAAAAGACACTAGAAGAAAATTGATAAAAGCTTATACTATGCTAGAGAATAAAGTAGCTTCTTTACCAAAGAAGAAGCATGGTAATATTCCGTTGTAG
- a CDS encoding LacI family DNA-binding transcriptional regulator: MSKKRNTTLKELSKELSLSISTVSRALNDHPDISQGTKERVKKLAKQMNYVPNLFARGFRSRETHILGVIVPNISHLFTSTILKGILEEAELRGYRVIISESNNNEAKQVEMLNTMTQFGVDGVLMSLARKTTNVEEILKILNRIPIVLFDKVSSKIPCTQVVINEEEAAFNAVEHLIELGKQRIAIIKETENSYNSEKRYAGYLRALKQYGIPVRNKLILSTEDISLGNGRRLTNILLSMKKRPDAIFAITDNAAIGAIKALHKFKVKIPEEIAVVGFSNSINSTIVSPALTTVDQPGDKIGRTAVRFLIQELENPTNDVMTKTVEIKTSLIVRDSSLMV, from the coding sequence ATGAGTAAAAAGAGAAATACCACATTAAAAGAGTTATCTAAAGAATTGAGTCTGTCGATTTCCACAGTTTCTAGGGCTCTTAATGATCACCCCGATATTAGCCAGGGCACTAAAGAGCGGGTTAAAAAGCTTGCTAAGCAAATGAATTATGTACCCAATTTATTTGCGAGAGGCTTTCGCTCACGTGAAACTCATATACTTGGAGTAATCGTACCCAACATATCTCATTTATTTACTTCAACCATTTTAAAGGGAATTTTGGAAGAAGCCGAGCTACGCGGATATCGTGTTATTATTTCAGAATCTAACAATAACGAGGCTAAACAAGTAGAAATGCTAAATACCATGACACAATTTGGTGTCGACGGGGTATTAATGTCATTGGCAAGAAAAACAACCAATGTTGAAGAGATATTAAAAATATTAAATCGTATACCTATAGTCCTCTTCGATAAAGTTTCTAGCAAAATACCTTGTACACAAGTTGTAATCAATGAAGAGGAAGCTGCATTTAATGCCGTTGAGCATTTAATTGAACTGGGTAAACAGCGTATTGCCATTATTAAGGAAACGGAGAATTCTTATAATTCTGAAAAAAGGTATGCCGGTTATTTAAGAGCCTTAAAGCAATACGGCATTCCTGTTCGCAATAAACTTATTTTAAGTACCGAAGATATTTCTTTAGGAAACGGAAGACGATTGACCAATATTCTTTTAAGCATGAAGAAACGCCCTGATGCTATATTTGCCATAACCGATAATGCTGCCATAGGCGCCATAAAGGCACTACATAAGTTCAAAGTAAAAATACCTGAAGAAATAGCTGTAGTAGGTTTTAGCAACTCTATTAACTCCACCATCGTTAGTCCCGCACTAACAACAGTGGATCAACCTGGTGATAAAATAGGAAGAACTGCAGTCCGTTTCTTAATTCAAGAACTTGAAAACCCGACAAATGATGTAATGACAAAAACAGTTGAGATCAAAACCAGCCTTATCGTTAGGGATTCTTCTTTAATGGTTTAA